In Lactuca sativa cultivar Salinas chromosome 5, Lsat_Salinas_v11, whole genome shotgun sequence, the DNA window AAAGTGCTAAGTTCAAAAGataatttttttatagaaaattttgaataaCCACAAAATGTCCGTATGATTCCTATTGAATCTCTTATATGAATTGAAAttgaaaaaaatttgaatttgatGGAACCTTTCAGTCTTATAAAacttgaactatttaaattttaatattgaaaaactcttttaaatttaattaatcagtttatttaaattttattattttaggaACTTGCAGACGTTAGAAAACAAACAATTTTCTTCTTGTACACTAGAGACGTTTGacccacctcttctactgcaaaTGTATGTAGATGTGTTCCGTAGATTGTAGACATTTTACTTCTGAAAAAACAAACACCTAAATCACCAACATTATTGACCCAAAATCTGAAATTTCTAATTTCAAATGGTGTTGAACCCGTCTCAAATTGGAGTCGATCCAAAATCAAATCCTATTTGTTTCAACATTAAAAGGTACTTTTTTTtataagaattaaaaaaaaagtaattctAAAAAACAAACGAAGATTTTTCCCATGAATTTTGAGCATTCGCATTTTCAATCATTCTCACTTGTTCCCATTGCATAGTAATCCATCATAGTGTAGGACGATAAGACACCAAATGTCTTTTAAGTATTTACAAATTACAATAAATAGTATGTACCAACCATCAACAAATGCTCACCATCTAAATCATTTAATAGCATTTTAATTTGTctcaattttcatttttattttgtggACCGGAATATTTGTTATATTACATTTTTTATGtctaatatttatttaaaaaaaatattgaatataaTTATTTGAAATACTGTAGCTTTAAGTTGTATGTAAATTTCATATTAAATTACAAAACAGTAACGAACAAAACCAAATGAGTTGGCTTCATTTGCATAATATTAGACATAAAAATGCCTAACATAAACAATAAATATTTGGATCCTCCAATATTTAAAGCACCTAAAATACCCTTTTAACGTTAACAATTAACAAACAAATGAAAATCAATATCATCCACACTAACTTATTTTATTTAGTTTAAATAAGTTGCAACATGTTATTTCTAGTTCGAgtttcctaaaaacccatttaaagGACAAGTGCAAAAATCTCCACACATGATCAATCTATAAGTAAAAATCTAAACGCCATATAACTATGTCACATGTTTAAAACTAATTCTCAAGCTTTTAGGGTTGTGGAATATGAAGTTATAGTCTTCTAGATGAAGCCATGAGATGTCATGTCCCATCCCATGCATGCTTTTCCAAACTTAATTCTACAAATCTCCAAGTTAAAGAAAATTAAAGTAATATTTGGCTTCACACTTTGCCAACCCCAATTACAATACAAGCTAACcggctttttctttttcttttttatttaatggATTAAACATtacattttgttttgttttgactTGATTTAGAAAGAATGACCTAATGGGTTAAGCCAAAAATCTAACTTAATGaatattgtatatatatatatattttttttaaacttaaggTAAAATAATCATTTATTCATATTCACGATTTATTTGTACACAATATTTTATCCAAACAATCGTTAACCATTCAGTCATTTTACCATTTTACCCATCATTTCTCATCAAAAAGTTATTCTTACTTGATCTTCTTTAACAATCAAGATTACTAGTTGTTAAGCCTTTAAAGGAACACATATACAAATCCAAGATTTCACATCTATAAAGAAATCATCCAACATTCTAAATCTGTATTTTCTTTCCACCCATCCACCATGAAATACAATCAAATTTTCATTTCCAATTTCAACCAccatgaacatgaacatgaacatgaacataaCCTCAACCACAACTACACCCAAATCCCCTTCAAATGCAATGGTTGCAAAGAAGCTGGAATAGGATCCAACTATACATGCACCACATGTAACCACAACTTACACATCCATTGTGCTCCCCCTTCCCCTTCAATCTCCCACCCTTTTTACACCAAATGCACATTCCAATTCCTCCCCACCCCACCAGGCTCACTACCCCGCTACTGCAACGCCTGTGAAAAAGACATCTTAGGGTTTGTCTACCACTGCCACGCGTGCGGATTTGACCTACATCCATGTTGTGCAAAGCTTCCAACAATCTTGGATGATGGTGAGGTTAAGCTCTACTTGTGCCGGAAAGTGAGGTCATCCTGCCACCGGTGTGGCGGCAGAGGGCGGAGCTGGAGCTATAGGTCGGTATGCAAGAAGTATAATTTGCATGTGTCGTGTGCAAAGGAGATGTTGGTGGAAAGTTGGCATGACATATGTTATGGTGGTGGCATGTATGGGCAAAACTGGAATGTGGAGATAAAAATTCCTAGTTTGAAGGGGACACTTATGAAGAATTATCATAAAAAAACTAAAGGGAGAATGAAGAAATGTTGTAAGATAGCTGGTTTAGCTTTGCAATTTGTGATATCAGCTGTTCTTGGTGATCCGACTACTTTAATTGTAGGAGTTGTTGGTGCTTTAATGTCAGAATAGTGTATAAACTAGTTTATGTTTTTAAGGTTTTTAGTTAAGAACTAAATATGTGACATAAAATTGTACAAAAGGGtatgatatatgtatgtataaagaAGATTATCTTGGGAAGAGAAGAACTCAGCATATTCTTGATCCTAAAAGCAGATTTACTAACATGGTTTCCATAAGAAACTGGATATACAAACAATGGAATGAAAAAAGAATATCACTTAACCACACCCGTAATTTACATCAGGTAATGTgacaacagatttgaaaggaatttCCACTCTTTCTTTCACAAGGCATCGACTTTCACCATTTTCAACAACCAAAACCTTCCCAGGTGGACATTCAACCGTCATTTCTCCTTTTTCTTGATTCCTTTGTTCTTGAGACATGCCCAAAACCTTGGGTAGACTCCCTCTTCTACCGAATTCAAAACCAGACAAATGCAGAGCAGCTATAAAACCAACAATTGGAAGTACCCTTTTTGCAGCTGCAACAATAATTTGTCTCAGCCCCTGTAACGAGGTTTTGGGTTCTGAATGATGGAAACTTCCCTTTGGTTGACCGTTTGGAGGACCATTTGTGAGCGTTTTGGGTGTTAAAGAGAAATGTGATAGGTAACCTGTGTCAGGATCAAGGGAGGGAGAAGGGCGAGTTGGGtatggaggaagaagaagatcgtTGTTTTCTTTCTCTACTGTTGAGCTAGCAAAAGCAGTGGCTTCACGTATGACATCTAAGTCCTCTCCTTTGTATGCTTTTAGCTTCTGTAGCAGCTTTTTGCGACTGTAATCGATCTCAGTGAGAGATGTTTCCTTTTCATACCATTGCTGCTGTTGTAATGACTGAAATTAGAGGAAAGTGAGAACATTTGGTAAGAAACATGGAGTCTGTTTGGAACAACTCTGATATATCTACAGAATTACTACGTTTATTGATTTGATGTACGAAAAAACAAAACAGGGTCTTTTGGAATTCATTGGCGATATCTGCATTAACTTCATGAGTCATGACAAGAACTACCAATAGAATTGAATCAAACCCTAAATTTGTAACGAAACCCATACTAATTACAAGGTTTCAAGTCACAAATCAAAACAAAGCTCGTGGAGGAGtccagaattagggtttctataaATCCCCATAAAAATTCAATCGAAAAGAGCACAAACACACCTGCAAAGAAGAAAGTTGAGCCTCAAGGACCTCGAGGGAATCTCGGATGTTCAAAAGGCTTTcggcttcttcttcttcatcatctgcTTCTTCTTTATACTCTGTTCCTCCCTCTAGTGTTGTGGCATCAATAGATGATGCATTGTGAATGCAGTTGGTGATCTTGGACCGCAGCTCCGAAGCTCGAGCAAGTACCATACCTATACCGTCTTCTTCCATCTTGATTTACTTCTCGACTATGGTTGATAGGGTTTTGAAGcgccaaaattagggtttacacggaTACAAGTGATTCTGCTGATTTCCCAACAGATAGACAAACGACTTTCCTCCTATCAAGCAGATAAcatttatttttcagaaaaaataaaaataaaaagaaaaataatttcggaatccCGGAGTCCCGGACCACGGATAGCATGCTTGACGTAATGACGCGTAGCCATGTTTAGCGCTTGGCCAAAATTTGGTTTATACTTGTGAAACAAgagtatatatatacactataaaGTTCAAAATAGATATATCgactataataattatttttaaaaacttcTTACAATCATATagctataaaaataaaaaatgatctAAATAGccataatttttcacaaatgatcatctttaaaaaaaaaaaaaaaaaaaaaagatcatccaaattattattattttggccAAAACGATCGTTTTAAACATGTTGACTGCGGAAAACTATGGTCGGTTGCAAAAATCTATGGGTCAAGACCTCATCCAGTGGAAGAGTATAAAAAccaataaaaaaatcatttttctcatttttacactgttttttttcacaaaataccataaaattctctctaaaaaaattattataaataacAAGGATCTTTCCcaacggtttttttttttttttatctctacctatgttttttattatttttagcaTGAAAATTAGAAACTATAGTATTTTGTAGGATATTTTAGCATGCGACTATACATTTTAGCAAATGTTTCGTATGTGAAAATCTATGTTTTCAATATTTTATAAAGTTACATgcaaaaaattcaatattttttttaaaaacgttATAGTTAAATTACCTTAGAAATATTCAATATTTTGATTTGGTTGCTCGTATGTAACAATTATCTGCTAATGTAGCATGTGTCGTAGTCATATCACGTGTCAATGAATACTAAGACCAATGTCGATAAGGTAAAAGTTATCATGGTCCGTTTAACCGATTTCTGCATCACATCGTTCGGACAGTGGGTATGCGTACCTCCTATCAAGGGGGACTCATTGTTTCTTCTATAAAGTTCCAaatttcaaatcaaaattttatttttaaaacataagtaAAGCATCCATTTTCCATAAACATAGAAATACCAAGTtttttttaaaccacaaaaccaATACATAGAATCCAATGTATCAGAATCATCGAAAACGGTGGAAGTCTAAAGTATAAAATAGTAATGATGCATACGTCGTACAGTCAAATTGGGTCGTTTCCAAGATCAACAGAACTACCTGGAAAATATTTAATCGAGAACTactataaagcttagtgagttcccaaaagtACCATATATCACATTACATAAATAATGCTTACAAACAAAGCTCATAGTCAACACTTCAGTGGGTTTATAAGCACAAAGCAATTATCCCAAAGACATGTTGAACTTCCAATCGTTCTCCTTGTGGGTCTTGAAGGCTTACATTTATCTTCCCTTAGGTACCAACATTTTCCTAGTGGGCTTGAAGGCTTACAACCAACTTCCCCTAGGTTCCAACACATACCAAACATGTAGATTAACCAGCCTAAACACACAAACATACCCTAACAGTACCCATCCAACCTACCACATTATACATACAATGTCAAACACGATATAATGAGAAAACTGATAAAAAAGCTAAGATACACACATGTGAATGCTCAAGTATCAGTTATCTGAATTACCTAAACATATCAAAGGTCTAACCTTAGTCTACAGCTCAAATCcttccaagtttgaccaaaagtcaaattgATCAAAAATTCAATGGTCGACGGCAGGCGTGTTCTAACCTTGACTGGAACTCTACACCCCAAAAAACGATAAACTAGTCTGGATTCTTACAGGAGCGCGTCGCGGCCTCTAAAAGTGTGTTGTGTTTTATGGCTTAACAAACTCTTTTTTATTAAGTCCTTAATCCTTCAAGCCAAAGGCTAAATCCTTCAAATCTGAAACTCCAAAggatcttaatggataaagtttccaactttatccagaTCTATGGTCCAAACTTCTCAAATCTCAAACCCTAACTCATAATGGAACCTTAAAGACAAAAATCCCATGCATGGTTTAATGGAAATGCATGAACTTCCATTTTTCCACCTTCTAAAAGTCTAGAGAGCAATCCAAAATGTTCATATGGTTATGGAGTTTTTCAAACTCCAAGAACATTATGAAATGGAACAAAAAGGGATCAAAACACCAACTAAACAATAAATCTAAAGAAGTAGAGATCAAGATTGGAACTTTATACTTATAATGGTCCAGAAATATGGTGAACTTGTTGGATCTAGTCCGGAATCAACCCTCCTTCCACCAAAGAGAACTTCCTTAACCTTCAAGTTTCATAAAAAGGATGAAAtcaactcaagaacacaaaaggaggctagggtttgcaaAGGGGGATCTTTATGAGAAAATCTCTAGGGTTTAGTGCCTTAACTTGCCAGCTAAGGCAGGTCATGCCCTAAATGAAGTGTGTCATGCTTTTCCACATGGCAGGCATACCGCTATCCAGTCCCAAATCAAGTCTCATTTGTATAAAATCAAAGACTTAATCAAAATGCGTATTGGGAATCGGGTGTCACATCTTCATTGGTTGATGTTGAATGAGGTTAGTCGGATGATTGACTACTATCCGAGGAGCGGTTACAGTTTTTGATCGGCGCTTCAAAACTCAAACTATAATGATACATTATTAAAAGTATGAAAAATCATATATCTCATTTCCATTACCAAAAGTTATGTCCATAGCTCTCATCCGACAATTGTTTCATTTCTCTTTTTGTCTATCATTCTTACTCTAGTATTTACCAGTGTTATAAAAAATCTTGACTGAGTTCCGATTAATCTCTTATTAATCCTTAGACGCTACCTAACCGACTAGAGGCGTCTGGCGATTAATCCATGTCTACAAAATGAGCAAAACAACACCAAACGATAAAATTCTAACactttgaaaaaaatatatatatcgcAAAAGAAACTATTTGAGGAATAATTAGGGTTgcaataatcatattaacatatttttTACGATATTAGTGGTATTCACgaactttgttatgatattagtcatatttaaatttttaaaattcaacGAAATATCAATTTAAGGTCCTCACTTAATCCCCTGATTAATCCTCGCCTAACAGATTAATCTTTTAACCTTAGTCCACCGACAAACTAACATCGAACGTTTTTTACAACCTTAGTAATTACCTTTGTCTATCATTCTTACTTTGGCATTTAAACATTTGGCTTTCACAACACTTGAACCACCATCTATAATATGTTTCATTTCTCTTTTTGAATCAAAAAGTTGTCAAAACATCATCTAAAACTAGACTGTCACGACTATaatttatagtatcataaaaatgACTATATGATTCGTGAAATAATGACGATAAGAACATGCCAAGCCTTCATCTCCATATCCAACGTCCATATTCTTCAAGTAATCGACTAACTCTTTGAATGTGGATATGTGTTCAGCTAAAGAGCTCATTTCACTCATTTTGAGATTTAAATCATTGCTTCAAATGGAAGTTGTTTGGTAAGTTCTTAATCATCAATACTTACTCAAACTTTAGCTACGAGGAAGTCACTGAAGTTCGACAAGTGAAAACTTGTCAAACTTATCAGAACCAACTACTTTAGCCATAAAGAGCCACAAGTTTGAATACATCTTGTAAGACATCATTTGACAAGTGCAAacgaatttggcataaagccttaaAAATTTTCATCTTCTTTTCCTCTTAAGACCATTTAGCGGTCATTTTCTCAAAACCCAAAAATGAATTGTGTAAATCCATTTTATCGGTACATCTATCATCTTTACTTTCCACAAAGGACACCTAATGTGTCGATCAAATTGGGGAATATCATGCTTCATCGTAGACATGATGAATCACTTGATAAAACAATCTCAATAAACTAATACTAAAATTTAGaagttctgataccaattgttgtaaACGTGGGTGAAATATACCCAATGGATCCAaacattttataatatttttcaaaatcagAAATATCATGTGAGGGAAGGGTTAGAATTTTGGAAAATATCTTCCAAAACCagaagaagttttttttttttttttttttgaaaaaagatATTTTAAGTCTTTTGTCTTATGAAAAACAATAAGTCTCTTCAAATGTATTTCCTACCGTAAAGATAAGAGTGTCAAAAAGAGCTTTTGTCAAAGACACCACCAAAGATTTACATGCAAAGCTACGAACACTGGAAGCTTCCAGGAGTCAATCTACTATAAACTTACAGAGTTTACGCAGCTTAAACAAAAAGATTATAGTAAGCTCTTAGGGTGGAGGGAGTCGTTCCCTCTCAACCCACCGAACCCACTGCCACATCAATTTTTGTCTCtaatttttcttcattttttccaACACACAACACACAAAAATCCTATCTTTTTTgaacccactcaattaaaaaaaatacaaatcaactaaggtataagttttaaaacacatgGTACAAGAGAAACTAAGAAAGAAAAAGTAGAGAAATGTGATGAAGTGGGTTAGTGAAACCAATCAATCCACTCATTGAAACGGGAGTGGTACCGCCGAtaactctattgctaattaagattttacatttgattgttttgtatttttttttaattgaatgtGTTGAGTGGGTTCAAAAAGATAGGTTTCCGTGTGTTGTAGGTtcgaaaagatgaagaaaaataaaaaagaaaaaatgatgTGGCAGTGGGTTCAGTGGAAATGACTCCTTCTTCCCTTAACGATGATTGGATTATTAgggttagaaaaaaaaaaaaaaagccataTTTGCGTGGCCTTGCTTAATGCCAAAGAAAAGAAAGCAACTCTCAATATAAATGTGATCCCCACGTGGAACATTTAGTAAAGTTTTTGCCGACTGATGACTTTAGCCCTTCAACAATAAAGTACTATCATTTttgaagatataattaataattcCACACATAGATTAGTAACCACAATCAAGATCAACCAACATACAAAATAATCTGAACACTTGGTAATGATACCATCAAACTTTTGTGATTCTATGGAAACCTTACAACATGaacaacatataatcatacattcTATTTCTCATAGAATGAGATTCTAGAACAAAAGCTCAACACATAACAAACGTCACCACCAACTAATCCATCTAGATTAGAAAAATATGAGAAAATTTTATTATCAAAGATTAGAAACACTTGGGTTCTAAGATGAAACAACAGCATTGGCAAGGCTTCTAATAAACGGTgaatatttttgaaattgttaTTCAAGGGACAATAAAAAAACGTTGAACTAAGATCAAACACAAATACCATTTGCACCCCTTTGAGGAAAAACAAATCTCTGCAACTAAAAGTCTATAACCATTCAATAAATTTAAGGAGAAAGACAACTCACCTTTCACCATACCAAAATATTTAATATAGAAATTAATTATGCAATTTCATGTTTTGATCTCTTGCTATAAAAATTTACATATGCAAGAGAAACATAAACAACTCCAGATCATATAAGCTAAAGAAGCATAGTAATCTCGCTTATACAGTTTGTGAGAAAATTAAATAACGAAAACTGAAGTTATGCGGGACCCACTCGATCTTCTTTGAAGATTTACCCGTTCGAATCAACTTGAAGCTCCTCAAGTAAAACTCGGGGACATAGTGTTCAATCATGTCCATCAACCCGTTCATGCACAAACTTGATTCTTTCGCGTACATTTCCACAAGCTTTGGGAGAAACAACTTTTGCCctttttttattctaatgtttgtataaatgtacTCTTCTTTTGCCACTTCAAGTTCCTGGAAAACGCTCTTTGGTGTGTAGATTCGCACCTGAAAATAacgtaaaaaataaataaataaataatgccCATGATTACCAAGTACAAGACATGACAATACAAGAAGAAAATGTTGCATTGTGTTTGACATGCATTGAACTGAAAATATTGAGACTATACATGTAAATAGGACAAAAGTTACAATTTTTTGTCTCGTCCAAAAACATAGGACGACAAGGTCTGGATTGCAATCTCTTGTATGTGAAAAGGACATAAATGTCCTCATTCTCCTTTTCATCGTCATCAAATTTAGCCTTAGAAAGCTTGTCCAGTCTCATCCAGTCCAGTCTAGGAATTCAAGATCGAAAATTGCATACCATGGGATCAGAATGGCTTCCAGAACAAAGTGCAAAATATAAGAGAGGTTGTGAGTGATCTATCGCATAGTCTTTTTGTGCACCATTGGATTTGCACTTAGGCTTTGAGAATAGTAGAGATTGAAGCCACTACAAGCAAGAAAAATGCCATTAGTTTCATTGGGAACCATAAGATTAACACTTCAATTTTTAATGATTGGTGAAGCTTACTTGTCCTGGATGAGGTAACCTGCATCCTAGTATCATTCTTTGGATATCACCAACACTTATGACATGACCACCCACATTATATGCAGCCTGAAACACGTATAAAGACATGGACTTAATGAGGTCGGACTTAATCTCATAAACAATATACtataagtttttatttttgacttAATGTACAAAGAGCAAGAAATTTGGGAAATAAGGTTTTCCCATTAAGTCTAAAACTTCTACAAATTTATCATCATTAAACTTTTCCTTCAAGCGTGTCGTTATTTTCCTAAATATTTTTTGAACatcat includes these proteins:
- the LOC111878101 gene encoding uncharacterized protein LOC111878101, giving the protein MKYNQIFISNFNHHEHEHEHEHNLNHNYTQIPFKCNGCKEAGIGSNYTCTTCNHNLHIHCAPPSPSISHPFYTKCTFQFLPTPPGSLPRYCNACEKDILGFVYHCHACGFDLHPCCAKLPTILDDGEVKLYLCRKVRSSCHRCGGRGRSWSYRSVCKKYNLHVSCAKEMLVESWHDICYGGGMYGQNWNVEIKIPSLKGTLMKNYHKKTKGRMKKCCKIAGLALQFVISAVLGDPTTLIVGVVGALMSE
- the LOC111878089 gene encoding plastid division protein PDV2, with amino-acid sequence MEEDGIGMVLARASELRSKITNCIHNASSIDATTLEGGTEYKEEADDEEEEAESLLNIRDSLEVLEAQLSSLQSLQQQQWYEKETSLTEIDYSRKKLLQKLKAYKGEDLDVIREATAFASSTVEKENNDLLLPPYPTRPSPSLDPDTGYLSHFSLTPKTLTNGPPNGQPKGSFHHSEPKTSLQGLRQIIVAAAKRVLPIVGFIAALHLSGFEFGRRGSLPKVLGMSQEQRNQEKGEMTVECPPGKVLVVENGESRCLVKERVEIPFKSVVTLPDVNYGCG